Proteins from a single region of Pyrus communis chromosome 6, drPyrComm1.1, whole genome shotgun sequence:
- the LOC137738020 gene encoding WAT1-related protein At3g28050-like isoform X1: MNMSMKILLPFIGMVMAIMAQTGSVVVNKAAMSTGTNAYIIVVYGNTIAALILLPSALIFHSRSERPPLTFSILCRIFLLGLFCCSAQIFGNIGIEYSSPTLSTAMLNLIPAFTFILAIIFRMETVNWRSSSSQAKVFGTVMSIGGAFVVTFYKGPPIIRLSSSLPNSPYQIFSSSRSNWILGGLFLAVHAFSISLWYILQATVVKKYPAILLSVFFQCLFATIQSAIFALIAVRDASAWEIRLDVGLIAALYTGIVATVLYFSVIVWCVEKVGAFYCSMFKPIGIIFGVIMGAIFLGDSVYIGSLVGAAIIVTGFYAMMWGKATEEKLIEIESLDQNKLPLLQPGIQDKRSSSIGG, translated from the exons atgAACATGAGCATGAAGATTTTACTTCCCTTTATTGGAATGGTGATGGCGATTATGGCTCAGACTGGGAGTGTGGTAGTAAACAAAGCAGCGATGTCCACAGGGACCAATGCATACATCATCGTCGTCTACGGCAACACCATCGCCGCCctcattcttcttccttctgctcTCATCTTCCACAG CAGATCGGAGCGCCCTCCCCTTACATTCTCCATACTTTGCAGAATCTTCTTGCTTGGCCTGTTTTG TTGTTCAGCGCAAATATTTGGAAATATTGGCATAGAATACAGCTCTCCCACGCTTAGCACGGCCATGCTTAACCTCATCCCAGCTTTTACCTTCATACTTGCCATCATTTTTAG GATGGAAACTGTAAACTGGAGAAGCTCAAGCAGCCAGGCAAAAGTTTTTGGAACCGTAATGTCAATCGGAGGAGCATTTGTTGTAACATTTTACAAAGGTCCACCGATCATACGGCTATCTTCATCACTTCCTAATTCACCCTATCAAATCTTTTCCTCATCGAGATCAAACTGGATCCTCGGAGGGCTTTTTCTTGCAGTTCACGCCTTCTCAATTTCTTTATGGTACATTCTGCAG GCAACGGTCGTTAAGAAGTACCCCGCAATTTTGCTCTCAGTCTTTTTCCAATGCTTATTCGCAACCATTCAGTCTGCAATATTTGCTTTAATTGCAGTTAGAGATGCAAGTGCCTGGGAAATAAGGCTGGATGTGGGGTTGATTGCTGCTTTATACACT GGAATTGTTGCGACGGTTCTTTATTTCAGTGTAATTGTCTGGTGCGTAGAGAAGGTTGGAGCTTTTTATTGTTCTATGTTTAAGCCTATTGGCATCATTTTTGGTGTGATCATGGGTGCCATATTTTTGGGAGATTCAGTCTACATCGGAAG TTTGGTTGGTGCAGCCATAATCGTTACTGGATTTTATGCCATGATGTGGGGGAAGGCCACAGAAGAGAAGCTGATCGAAATAGAATCACTGGACCAAAATAAGCTCCCTTTGCTACAACCCGGAATACAAGACAAGAGAAGCAGTAGTATTGGTGGGTAA
- the LOC137738020 gene encoding WAT1-related protein At3g28050-like isoform X2: MNMSMKILLPFIGMVMAIMAQTGSVVVNKAAMSTGTNAYIIVVYGNTIAALILLPSALIFHRSERPPLTFSILCRIFLLGLFCCSAQIFGNIGIEYSSPTLSTAMLNLIPAFTFILAIIFRMETVNWRSSSSQAKVFGTVMSIGGAFVVTFYKGPPIIRLSSSLPNSPYQIFSSSRSNWILGGLFLAVHAFSISLWYILQATVVKKYPAILLSVFFQCLFATIQSAIFALIAVRDASAWEIRLDVGLIAALYTGIVATVLYFSVIVWCVEKVGAFYCSMFKPIGIIFGVIMGAIFLGDSVYIGSLVGAAIIVTGFYAMMWGKATEEKLIEIESLDQNKLPLLQPGIQDKRSSSIGG; the protein is encoded by the exons atgAACATGAGCATGAAGATTTTACTTCCCTTTATTGGAATGGTGATGGCGATTATGGCTCAGACTGGGAGTGTGGTAGTAAACAAAGCAGCGATGTCCACAGGGACCAATGCATACATCATCGTCGTCTACGGCAACACCATCGCCGCCctcattcttcttccttctgctcTCATCTTCCACAG ATCGGAGCGCCCTCCCCTTACATTCTCCATACTTTGCAGAATCTTCTTGCTTGGCCTGTTTTG TTGTTCAGCGCAAATATTTGGAAATATTGGCATAGAATACAGCTCTCCCACGCTTAGCACGGCCATGCTTAACCTCATCCCAGCTTTTACCTTCATACTTGCCATCATTTTTAG GATGGAAACTGTAAACTGGAGAAGCTCAAGCAGCCAGGCAAAAGTTTTTGGAACCGTAATGTCAATCGGAGGAGCATTTGTTGTAACATTTTACAAAGGTCCACCGATCATACGGCTATCTTCATCACTTCCTAATTCACCCTATCAAATCTTTTCCTCATCGAGATCAAACTGGATCCTCGGAGGGCTTTTTCTTGCAGTTCACGCCTTCTCAATTTCTTTATGGTACATTCTGCAG GCAACGGTCGTTAAGAAGTACCCCGCAATTTTGCTCTCAGTCTTTTTCCAATGCTTATTCGCAACCATTCAGTCTGCAATATTTGCTTTAATTGCAGTTAGAGATGCAAGTGCCTGGGAAATAAGGCTGGATGTGGGGTTGATTGCTGCTTTATACACT GGAATTGTTGCGACGGTTCTTTATTTCAGTGTAATTGTCTGGTGCGTAGAGAAGGTTGGAGCTTTTTATTGTTCTATGTTTAAGCCTATTGGCATCATTTTTGGTGTGATCATGGGTGCCATATTTTTGGGAGATTCAGTCTACATCGGAAG TTTGGTTGGTGCAGCCATAATCGTTACTGGATTTTATGCCATGATGTGGGGGAAGGCCACAGAAGAGAAGCTGATCGAAATAGAATCACTGGACCAAAATAAGCTCCCTTTGCTACAACCCGGAATACAAGACAAGAGAAGCAGTAGTATTGGTGGGTAA
- the LOC137737056 gene encoding WAT1-related protein At5g40240-like: protein MGRIAALPIVGMVLAECAQAGLIIISKIAMSNGMSNLIFLCYSNALAALILLPISLVFHRSERPPLTISIIGWFFLLGLIGFMAQFLGYAGINYSSPTLSTAMLNLIPAFTFVLAVIFRMERIDMRSFSSLAKTLGTIVSISGAFIVTLYKGPPILKTSSTVMTDVLSHKQLISERSNWILGGVCVAANCVLASAWIIVQASVLKKYRAELIMVFYYCFFVAIQSVVVSSILERDLRSWELTPKIRWIAVLYSAVFGSAFQVGVSTWCLRRTGPVFVAMFKPLGIIVTVFIGVTFLGDTFYLGSLIGAIVIVIGFYSVMWGKANEEKMDEDAGEESLASIKQRVPLLQGHIEEI from the exons ATGGGGAGGATCGCAGCACTGCCCATTGTTGGGATGGTGTTGGCTGAGTGTGCACAAGCTGGGCTAATTATAATAAGCAAAATAGCCATGTCGAATGGCATGAGCAACCTCATCTTCCTCTGCTACTCCAACGCCCTCGCCGCCCTCATCCTCCTCCCAATTTCTCTCGTCTTCCACAG ATCTGAGCGTCCTCCTCTCACTATCTCGATAATCGGATGGTTCTTCTTGCTTGGTCTAATTGG ATTCATGGCGCAGTTTCTTGGGTATGCTGGGATTAATTATAGTTCTCCTACTCTGAGTACAGCTATGCTCAACCTCATTCCAGCTTTTACCTTTGTACTTGCAGTTATCTTCAG AATGGAAAGAATTGACATGAGAAGCTTCAGTAGCCTAGCTAAAACATTGGGAACAATAGTTTCAATTTCAGGGGCTTTCATTGTGACTCTTTACAAGGGACCCCCAATTCTGAAGACATCCTCAACTGTTATGACTGATGTGTTGTCTCATAAACAACTTATCTCAGAACGGTCAAACTGGATACTTGGAGGAGTGTGTGTAGCGGCTAATTGCGTGTTGGCCTCAGCTTGGATTATCGTACAG GCATCAGTCCTAAAGAAATACCGCGCCGAGCTGATCATGGTCTTTTATTATTGCTTCTTTGTTGCTATTCAATCTGTAGTAGTCTCTTCAATTTTAGAAAGAGACCTGCGTTCGTGGGAATTAACTCCTAAAATCAGGTGGATCGCTGTTCTATACTCG GCAGTGTTTGGCTCTGCTTTCCAGGTTGGTGTATCTACTTGGTGCCTTAGAAGGACAGGGCCTGTTTTTGTAGCTATGTTCAAGCCTTTGGGGATTATCGTTACAGTTTTCATTGGTGTTACCTTCTTAGGCGATACTTTCTACCTTGGGAG TTTGATAGGAGCAATTGTTATTGTCATTGGATTTTATTCTGTGATGTGGGGCAAAGCCAACGAAGAGAAGATGGATGAGGATGCAGGGGAAGAGAGCCTGGCATCAATCAAACAGCGGGTCCCTCTATTGCAAGGCCACATTGAAGAAATatag